From a single Leopardus geoffroyi isolate Oge1 chromosome E1, O.geoffroyi_Oge1_pat1.0, whole genome shotgun sequence genomic region:
- the LOC123602913 gene encoding uncharacterized protein LOC123602913 — translation MPPPQPPRWLPLPQPRSQSLRAAGPEPRAHWRAAVASQLDGYPDRTHFPIGRWGLWDSPGGSPGESEYSAPGPGIALRAPGHPLSKTPELDRSRRAGPSSGRAWAEERLAAGAVGAADPGLRSTLLSFLLSAPRDPLEAVDLLQGLRARTRGPKRVKPVPEPRSPRSAEEQREAPSKGPAGASGVWEGVEARAGLCWLLACKVLPTSHPVSQFFPLEFQYGWEGSRRTGASRGCSRTPLLPGERVLEYLQLSTRAHARVPPEPRPAPPSRVPGLSQLLLPLTASAAPKGCRCPGAERRGSAGRWSEVGRRGRRALDVRKALPHLWEGGHGGGTKKDPFRKHMPGIRGRELRTHRAE, via the exons atgccgccgccgcagccgccgcggTGGCTGCCGCTGCC CCAGCCTCGCAGCCAATCGCTGCGCGCCGCCGGCCCCGAGCCCCGCGCCCATTGGCGGGCCGCCGTGGCA AGCCAATTAGACGGCTACCCAGACCGAACCCATTTTCCTATTGGCCGCTGGGGTCTCTGGGACTCCCCTGGAGGGAGCCCCGGGGAATCAGAGTATTCGGCGCCGGGTCCCGGGATAGCGCTGCGGGCCCCGGGGCATCCTTTGTCCAAGACCCCTGAATTGGACCGCAGCCGGAGGGCGGGGCCCAGCTCTGGGCGGGCCTGGGCAGAAGAGAGGCTGGCGGCCGGGGCTGTGGGTG CCGCCGACCCTGGCCTCAGGTCAACACTCCTGagcttcctcctctctgcccctaggGATCCTTTGGAGGCCGTGGATCTCTTGCAGGGGCTTCGAGCTCGAACACGTGGCCCCAAACGGGTCAAGCCAGTCCCAGAGCCCAGGTCCCCAAGATCagctgaggagcagagagaagctcCCTCGAAGGGACCTGCGGGGGCCTCCGGTgtgtgggagggagtggaggcacGAGCTGGGCTTTGCTGGCTCTTGGCCTGCAAGGTCTTACCAACCTCCCACCCcgtgtctcagtttttccctcttGAGTTCCAGTACGGCTGGGAAGGCAGCCGCAGGACAGGAGCTTCTCGTGGCTGCTCTCGCACACCTCTGCTACCGGGGGAGCGGGTCCTCGAGTATCTGCAACTCTCCACTCGCGCACACGCTCGTGTGCCCCCGGAACCTCGCCCCGCCCCACCTTCGCGAGTCCCCGGGCTCAGTCAGCTCCTGCTCCCTCTCACCGCCAGCGCCGCCCCAAAAGGCTGTAGGTGCCCGGGTGCAGAGCGCCGCGGGAGCGCTGGGCGCTGGAGCGAGGTGGGGCGGAGAGGGCGTCGAGCATTAGACGTCCGGAAAGCACTTCCCCACCTCTGGGAAGGTGGACACGGCGGCGGGACCAAGAAG